DNA from Desulfuromonas sp. AOP6:
CCATGGCCTGGACCAGTTTGGCGCTGGTGGCCTCCTTGACCACGTAGCCATGAGCGCCGGCCTTGAAAGCCTCAGCCACATATTCGAAACGCGGATGCATGCTCAGCATGAGGATCCGTACTCCGGGCTGACTTTGGGAGATGCTGCGCGTCACTTCAATGCCGGTCATATCCGGCAGCGAGACATCCATGGTCATGAGGTCGGGCCGCAGGTCCTGGGCCAGCCTGAGGGCGTCCTGACCATTTCCCGCTTCGCCGATGACCGTATAGCTGCCGGTGCGGGCAATCAGACTTTTGAGTCCCTCGCGGAAAAGCGGGTGATCGTCAACCAGTAGAACGCGTTTTTTGGGAGTCATGGGATTTTCCTGTCAATGCAGTGGAGGTTAGAATCAATTCCCCGTGATAGGGATTTCGATCAGAATACGGGTGCCCTTTCCCGGCGCTGAAGCGACCCTGAACTTGCCGTTTAGAAACTGGACTCTTTCGAACATGCCTACCAGCCCGAGTTTGTTGCCACTGTTGATCGGGTTCATCTGATCCTGGAGGTTGAAGCCAGCACCATTGTCTTCAATGCGCAGCAGAATGTCGGGGTGGGAGGCGGTAAGCCGTATGGTCACCTGTCTGGCTCCGGCGTGTTTCACCACATTGTTCAGAGCCTCCTGAATAATGCGATAGATATTGATTTCTGCGTCGCTGCTCAGTTTGACCTCTTTCATCCCCCCCGTCTTGAAGTCGATAGACAGGGAGTGCATCGATTTGACCTTTTCCATGTGGTCATGGACTGCGTCGACCAGGCCGAGCCGTTCAAGAGAGGAAGGTCGCAACGCGCCGGAGAGTTTTCGCACGGAGTTGATAGCCGA
Protein-coding regions in this window:
- a CDS encoding response regulator transcription factor, yielding MTPKKRVLLVDDHPLFREGLKSLIARTGSYTVIGEAGNGQDALRLAQDLRPDLMTMDVSLPDMTGIEVTRSISQSQPGVRILMLSMHPRFEYVAEAFKAGAHGYVVKEATSAKLVQAMDTLLRGEFYLDGNVSQEVVGQLVSGDGKESASDERYSLLSPREQQIMRLIVEGHTTKAIAEQLGLSPKTAENHRANLMKKLEIHSRVELVRYAVKLGLVDLETL